One Sphingomonas sp. LHG3406-1 genomic window carries:
- a CDS encoding zinc-ribbon domain-containing protein — protein sequence MILTCPSCGTRYVVKDGAIPPDGRTVRCAQCKHSWHQDPEASEMVEDGAPGGVAAEPVQHIPEEHRSDLNPEADSGHPLGEAGGSASAAELGDHAHPDQPTLAEDDPDAQTLPGPAATTEPAASQLADPEPAEGAMPAEAAAATEPYPEEVVPAEEPATQAAPERTPHPLRAARVEADDLYSPFADRGDEGAAPRKRWPLVLIALLLVAAIAAAIWFLAPSEFKSRLGLAQATDEARLTVQVQQHGRQQLASGNQLFEVSGVVINETEETLAVPPLNAQLRSIEQQVVYRWTIPISPPQLAPGARTSFHSANLDIPPAAACLEVFFGTQQRPPMCRESAATGA from the coding sequence ATGATCCTGACCTGCCCGTCATGCGGGACGCGATATGTGGTGAAGGACGGGGCCATCCCCCCGGACGGCCGCACCGTGCGCTGCGCCCAGTGCAAACATAGCTGGCATCAGGACCCGGAAGCCAGCGAGATGGTGGAAGACGGCGCGCCCGGCGGAGTGGCTGCCGAGCCTGTCCAGCACATTCCGGAGGAGCATCGCTCCGACCTGAACCCTGAGGCGGACTCCGGTCACCCGCTCGGTGAAGCAGGCGGCAGTGCATCGGCGGCCGAGCTCGGCGACCATGCGCATCCCGACCAGCCGACCTTGGCAGAAGACGATCCTGACGCGCAGACGCTGCCCGGGCCCGCGGCGACGACCGAGCCGGCGGCGAGCCAGCTGGCCGATCCGGAACCCGCCGAGGGCGCGATGCCGGCTGAGGCGGCGGCTGCGACCGAGCCCTATCCTGAAGAAGTGGTGCCCGCCGAGGAACCCGCGACCCAGGCGGCGCCTGAGCGCACTCCGCATCCGCTGCGAGCAGCGCGGGTCGAGGCCGATGACCTCTACAGCCCCTTCGCCGACCGCGGCGACGAAGGCGCGGCTCCGCGCAAGCGGTGGCCGCTGGTTCTCATCGCGCTACTGCTGGTGGCGGCGATCGCGGCGGCCATCTGGTTCCTGGCGCCGTCCGAGTTCAAGAGCCGCCTTGGCCTCGCCCAGGCCACGGACGAGGCCCGGCTGACGGTTCAGGTGCAGCAGCACGGGCGTCAGCAGCTGGCCAGCGGCAACCAGCTCTTTGAAGTCAGCGGGGTCGTCATCAACGAGACGGAAGAAACACTCGCCGTCCCGCCGTTGAATGCGCAGCTTCGCAGCATCGAGCAGCAGGTTGTCTACCGCTGGACCATTCCGATCTCCCCGCCGCAGCTGGCGCCGGGCGCGCGCACCAGCTTTCATAGCGCAAACCTCGACATTCCGCCGGCGGCGGCTTGTCTGGAGGTCTTCTTCGGGACGCAGCAGCGCCCGCCAATGTGCAGGGAGAGCGCCGCGACCGGCGCCTAA
- the ftsE gene encoding cell division ATP-binding protein FtsE has product MAALVEFDGVGLRYGTGAEVLAGLDFKLAPGGFYFLTGPSGAGKTSLLKLLYLAQRPTRGRLRLFGEDLSEASREALPAFRRRIGVVFQDFRLVRHLSAFDNVALPLRIAGQSDREIEGPVREMLAWVGLADRASARPPTLSGGEQQRVAIARAVIARPELLVADEPTGNVDATMATRLIHLFEALNRLGTTVVVATHDLSLIGAVKGSRMMRLENGQLADPTGELRHPPPRLGATEA; this is encoded by the coding sequence CTGGCCGCGCTGGTCGAGTTCGACGGGGTTGGGTTGCGTTACGGGACCGGCGCCGAAGTGCTTGCCGGCCTCGACTTCAAGCTTGCGCCCGGTGGTTTCTACTTCCTGACCGGCCCCTCGGGCGCCGGCAAGACCTCCTTGCTCAAGCTGCTCTACCTCGCCCAGCGCCCAACGCGCGGGCGATTGCGGCTGTTCGGCGAGGATCTTAGCGAAGCTTCGCGGGAAGCGCTGCCCGCCTTCCGCCGCCGGATCGGGGTGGTCTTCCAGGACTTCCGGCTGGTGCGGCACCTGTCCGCCTTCGACAATGTCGCCTTGCCCCTCCGTATCGCCGGCCAGAGCGACCGTGAGATCGAGGGGCCGGTGAGGGAGATGCTGGCCTGGGTCGGGCTCGCCGATCGTGCCAGCGCGCGGCCGCCAACCCTCTCCGGCGGCGAACAGCAGCGGGTCGCCATTGCCCGGGCAGTGATCGCCCGGCCCGAGTTGCTGGTGGCCGACGAGCCAACCGGCAATGTCGACGCCACCATGGCGACGAGGCTGATCCACCTGTTCGAAGCGCTAAACCGCCTCGGCACCACGGTTGTGGTCGCCACCCACGACCTGTCGCTGATCGGCGCGGTGAAGGGCTCACGAATGATGCGGCTGGAAAACGGGCAGCTTGCCGATCCTACCGGCGAGCTCCGTCATCCGCCGCCACGCCTTGGTGCAACCGAGGCATGA
- a CDS encoding cell division protein, translating into MIKALLPSLAMRRLLPEQRRRAAPWIIGLMTFVSLVVGVAGAVALGAIGDLGRSAEGRWSLQVTGTPAQAAQAEALLRGSAEVTSVQPVPEAEVRTTLRRWLGPGADTLGLPLPTLGEVTLRPGANGEALAQRLEARVSSARLTPYSRELAPLLGTLESLATLVIGLLFVLAAALAAAVTLAARATLDANRQTLDVLHGIGATDDQLLSLVQRRIALDALVGSLAGATAAILVVVAALIPARGLLGGWGGAPSLSPIAWVLLALLPLLQAGLATLVARRALRQALTDSP; encoded by the coding sequence ATGATCAAGGCGCTTCTCCCGTCTCTCGCCATGCGCCGGCTCTTGCCCGAGCAGCGCCGCCGTGCCGCGCCGTGGATCATCGGCCTGATGACCTTCGTCAGCCTGGTGGTGGGTGTCGCGGGTGCCGTTGCGCTCGGCGCCATCGGCGATCTCGGTCGGTCGGCGGAAGGGCGCTGGTCGCTGCAGGTGACGGGAACGCCAGCGCAAGCGGCACAGGCAGAGGCCTTGCTCCGCGGCAGCGCCGAGGTGACGAGTGTGCAGCCGGTGCCCGAAGCCGAGGTCCGCACCACGCTGCGGCGTTGGCTGGGCCCTGGCGCCGACACGCTTGGCCTGCCGCTGCCCACGCTTGGCGAAGTGACGCTGCGGCCGGGGGCGAATGGCGAAGCGCTCGCCCAGCGCCTCGAGGCACGGGTCTCATCGGCGCGCCTCACGCCTTATTCGCGCGAACTGGCGCCCCTTCTCGGCACGCTCGAGAGTCTCGCGACGCTAGTCATCGGCCTGCTGTTCGTGCTCGCCGCCGCACTGGCCGCCGCTGTGACGCTGGCCGCGCGGGCCACGCTCGACGCCAATCGGCAGACGCTGGACGTCCTTCACGGCATCGGCGCGACCGACGATCAATTGTTGTCGCTGGTGCAGCGGCGGATCGCGCTCGACGCACTGGTCGGTAGCCTCGCCGGAGCAACCGCCGCAATATTGGTAGTGGTGGCGGCGCTCATTCCCGCAAGGGGCCTGCTCGGCGGCTGGGGCGGAGCGCCGTCGCTGTCGCCGATCGCCTGGGTCCTGCTCGCGCTCCTGCCCCTGCTTCAGGCCGGGCTTGCCACCCTGGTTGCCAGACGGGCCTTGCGGCAGGCATTGACGGATAGCCCATGA
- a CDS encoding YdcF family protein produces MTVRLTALFTLLYALGFALFSVSLAEPAGTEKTEAIVVLTGGKGRIERGMAMLQAGHARRMLISGVDPSVTRRDLARRLGPGSLRTLRCCVDLGSESVDTRSNAEEARRWIEARGYTSLRLVTSDWHMRRATYEFRSDLPEARIVEDAVATRPSLFTLFAEYNKYLLRRAALWLDL; encoded by the coding sequence ATGACCGTTCGCCTGACCGCACTGTTCACGCTGCTCTACGCGCTCGGTTTCGCCCTATTCAGCGTGAGCCTGGCGGAGCCGGCCGGCACGGAAAAGACCGAGGCCATCGTCGTCCTGACCGGCGGAAAGGGACGTATCGAACGGGGCATGGCCATGCTGCAGGCCGGCCACGCAAGGCGGATGCTCATCTCCGGCGTCGACCCGAGTGTCACCCGCCGGGATCTGGCGCGACGGCTCGGCCCGGGGTCGCTTCGAACGCTGCGCTGCTGCGTCGATCTCGGTTCGGAGTCCGTCGACACGCGAAGCAATGCGGAGGAGGCCCGCCGCTGGATCGAGGCGCGCGGCTACACATCGCTGCGACTGGTGACCAGCGATTGGCACATGCGTCGCGCAACCTACGAATTCCGCTCCGACCTCCCCGAAGCGCGCATCGTCGAGGATGCGGTGGCGACCCGGCCGAGCCTGTTCACATTGTTCGCCGAGTATAACAAATATCTGCTGCGGCGCGCGGCGCTGTGGCTCGATCTGTAA
- a CDS encoding 1-acyl-sn-glycerol-3-phosphate acyltransferase → MSALRSILYFLIFYPGTVFYCLATLAVAPFGSGPVRRVIHGWADFHHLLVTRLLGIQFKIEGEMPSGPVLVAVKHQAMVETIEVLRLVDTPVVVMKQQYVKTPLLGPVMRRYGVIGVDREAGASALREMMQRGRQAIADGRPVVIFPEGTRVPVGTCPPLRPGFAGLYRALGLPVVPVAHDSGRVWPKALVKRPGVIRLTIGETIPAGLKRDAIEDRVHEAINALEA, encoded by the coding sequence ATGTCGGCCCTGCGTTCGATCCTCTATTTCCTCATCTTCTATCCAGGCACCGTCTTCTACTGCCTGGCGACACTGGCCGTGGCCCCGTTCGGCAGTGGTCCGGTGAGGAGAGTCATTCACGGCTGGGCCGATTTCCATCACCTGCTGGTCACGCGCCTGCTCGGCATTCAATTCAAGATCGAGGGCGAGATGCCGTCCGGACCAGTGCTGGTCGCGGTCAAGCACCAGGCGATGGTCGAGACGATCGAGGTGCTGCGGCTGGTGGATACGCCGGTCGTGGTGATGAAGCAGCAATATGTGAAGACGCCGCTGCTCGGGCCGGTGATGCGGCGCTATGGCGTCATCGGGGTCGATCGCGAAGCCGGTGCCAGTGCTCTCCGCGAGATGATGCAGCGTGGCAGGCAGGCGATCGCCGACGGGCGTCCGGTCGTGATCTTCCCCGAGGGCACACGGGTGCCGGTCGGAACCTGCCCGCCGCTACGCCCCGGTTTCGCCGGCCTTTACCGTGCGCTCGGCCTGCCAGTCGTGCCCGTGGCGCATGACAGCGGCAGGGTCTGGCCCAAGGCGCTGGTCAAGCGCCCAGGGGTGATCCGGCTGACGATCGGCGAAACCATTCCTGCCGGGCTCAAGCGCGATGCCATCGAGGACCGGGTCCACGAAGCCATCAACGCACTTGAAGCCTAG
- the pheT gene encoding phenylalanine--tRNA ligase subunit beta, protein MKFTLSWLKDHLDTDASVQEIADKLTALGLEVESVDNPAEKLAPFVIAEVLSAERHPQADKLQVLQVEFGQGPMQVVCGAPNARAGMKGVFGPPGAYVPGSDFTLKVAAIRGVESNGMMCSERELELGAGHDGIIELPADAPVGQGFASYAGLEDPVFDIAVTPNRPDCFGVRGIARDLAAAGLGTLRERPVRPFESNGANPVSIRIEEGSGCEAFAGRLIRGVRNGPSPDWLQQRLRAVGLRPISALVDVTNFFSVDQARPLHVYDAGLLRGGIVARKGRAERFDALNDRAYEASSEDCVIADDSGAIGLGGVVGGASTGVSETTTDVLLECAWFDPVSIARTGQRHQVHTDARARFERGVDPLTLEEMIDAATAMILDLCGGSASERSFTTSPRWAEVIAPRTIPLRPERVKSLAGLDLPANEQARILTSLGFVQGSAGWIVPGWRPDIDGEADLVEEVARVAGFDLLPSTPLPRAPGVARPVALPAQRLERRLRRAAAARGLNEAVTWSFISEDDAALFGGGAHVLANPISEEMKVMRPSLLPGLARAAARNLARGATSVRLFELGRRYLANAERPTLSLLLAGEALPRGWQTGKARPFEPFDVKASVLALLGEAGIPTPNLQLTAGAGDDFHPGRSAVLRLGKAELARFGELHPAMAKALDLPTGTQAADLYLDALPASRDKGRARPAFSPPALQPVTRDFAFVVPAGLAAGDLVRAVRGADKALIADVRLFDRYQPEGGDLSLALEVMLQPADKTLTEADLTALSDKVVAAAIKLGATLRG, encoded by the coding sequence ATGAAGTTCACCCTCTCATGGCTGAAGGATCACCTCGACACCGACGCGTCGGTGCAGGAGATCGCCGACAAGCTGACCGCGCTCGGCCTGGAGGTCGAAAGCGTCGACAATCCTGCCGAGAAGCTGGCGCCGTTCGTCATCGCCGAGGTGCTGAGCGCAGAGCGTCACCCGCAGGCGGACAAATTGCAGGTGCTGCAGGTCGAATTCGGCCAGGGACCGATGCAGGTCGTCTGCGGCGCGCCCAATGCACGGGCCGGCATGAAGGGCGTGTTCGGACCGCCGGGCGCCTACGTGCCAGGTAGCGACTTCACGCTCAAGGTCGCCGCCATCCGGGGCGTCGAAAGCAACGGCATGATGTGCTCGGAGCGCGAACTGGAGCTCGGCGCCGGCCACGACGGGATCATCGAACTTCCGGCGGACGCTCCGGTAGGCCAGGGTTTCGCTTCCTATGCCGGGCTTGAGGATCCGGTATTCGACATCGCCGTCACGCCCAACCGGCCGGACTGCTTCGGCGTGCGCGGAATCGCACGGGACCTGGCGGCGGCGGGCCTCGGTACCCTGCGCGAACGACCCGTCAGGCCGTTCGAGAGCAATGGCGCCAATCCCGTCTCCATCCGGATCGAAGAGGGCAGCGGCTGCGAGGCCTTTGCCGGCCGCCTGATCCGCGGCGTCCGCAATGGTCCGTCGCCGGACTGGCTGCAGCAGCGGCTGCGCGCCGTCGGCCTGCGGCCGATCTCGGCCTTGGTCGACGTCACCAACTTCTTCTCGGTCGACCAGGCCCGGCCCCTCCACGTCTATGATGCCGGGCTGCTGCGGGGCGGGATCGTCGCGCGCAAGGGCCGTGCCGAGCGCTTCGATGCGCTCAACGACCGCGCCTATGAGGCTTCGTCCGAAGACTGCGTCATCGCCGATGACAGCGGCGCCATCGGGCTCGGCGGCGTGGTCGGCGGGGCCTCGACCGGCGTGTCGGAGACGACCACCGACGTGCTACTCGAATGCGCCTGGTTTGATCCCGTCTCGATTGCCCGCACCGGGCAGCGCCACCAGGTCCACACCGACGCGCGCGCCCGCTTCGAAAGAGGCGTCGATCCCCTGACGCTTGAAGAGATGATCGACGCCGCCACGGCGATGATCCTCGACCTGTGCGGCGGTTCCGCGAGCGAACGCAGCTTCACCACCTCCCCGCGCTGGGCCGAAGTCATCGCTCCCCGCACCATTCCGCTGCGGCCGGAGCGGGTGAAGAGCCTGGCGGGGCTTGATCTTCCCGCGAACGAGCAGGCGCGCATCCTGACGTCGCTCGGCTTCGTGCAGGGCTCAGCGGGCTGGATCGTGCCCGGCTGGCGTCCGGACATCGACGGCGAGGCCGACCTGGTCGAGGAAGTGGCGCGCGTCGCCGGCTTCGACCTCCTTCCCTCCACGCCGTTGCCGCGCGCGCCCGGCGTCGCCAGGCCTGTCGCCCTTCCCGCGCAGCGGCTGGAACGCCGCCTCCGTCGCGCCGCCGCGGCCCGCGGCCTCAACGAGGCGGTGACCTGGAGCTTTATCTCGGAGGATGATGCAGCGCTGTTCGGCGGCGGGGCCCATGTCCTCGCCAATCCGATCAGCGAGGAGATGAAGGTCATGCGTCCTTCGCTCCTCCCGGGCCTCGCCCGGGCCGCCGCCCGCAATCTCGCCCGTGGCGCCACCAGCGTCCGCCTGTTCGAGCTTGGGCGCCGCTACCTGGCCAACGCCGAGCGCCCCACTCTCTCGCTGCTGCTCGCCGGTGAAGCGCTGCCTCGCGGCTGGCAGACCGGCAAGGCGCGCCCGTTCGAGCCATTTGACGTCAAGGCGTCGGTGCTGGCGCTGCTCGGCGAGGCTGGCATTCCCACGCCGAACCTGCAGCTGACAGCCGGCGCAGGCGACGACTTCCACCCGGGCCGCTCCGCCGTGCTTCGCCTCGGCAAGGCCGAACTGGCGCGCTTCGGGGAGTTGCATCCAGCCATGGCCAAGGCCCTGGACCTGCCGACCGGCACGCAGGCCGCCGACCTCTACCTCGATGCCCTTCCGGCATCGCGGGACAAGGGCCGAGCACGCCCGGCTTTCTCCCCGCCAGCGCTGCAGCCGGTTACGCGCGACTTCGCATTCGTCGTCCCGGCAGGCCTTGCCGCCGGCGACCTCGTCCGCGCGGTCCGCGGGGCGGACAAGGCGCTCATCGCCGATGTCCGCCTGTTCGACCGCTACCAGCCGGAAGGGGGCGACCTCAGCCTCGCGCTCGAGGTGATGCTGCAGCCGGCCGACAAGACGCTCACCGAAGCCGACCTGACGGCGTTGTCCGACAAGGTCGTCGCGGCCGCCATCAAGCTCGGAGCGACCCTACGCGGCTAG
- the pheS gene encoding phenylalanine--tRNA ligase subunit alpha, with protein MSDLASTLGRIAVASDLTALDAERVAALGKNGWVTALLKTLGQMSPEERQVRGPAIQGQRAEVAAAIEARKAALEAAELERKLATERLDLSLPAPELPQGSIHPVSQVMDELAEIFADLGFAVAEGPEIESDWYNFTALNMPETHPARAMHDTFYVEPREGVEGTFVLRTHTSPVQIRSMQQLGAPLRVIAPGRVYRSDSDATHTPMFHQVEGIVIDRDITMGHLKWTLETFLKAFFERDDIAIRLRPSYFPFTEPSAEVDVGWSMENGRRVVGGSEGWMEVLGSGMVHPRVIAAAGLDPDEWQGFAFGTGIDRLAMLKYGMNDLRQFFDGDLRWLRHYGFSALAVPTLSAGVGA; from the coding sequence ATGTCCGACCTCGCCTCCACCCTCGGCCGCATCGCCGTCGCTTCCGATCTCACCGCGCTCGACGCGGAACGGGTCGCGGCACTTGGCAAGAATGGCTGGGTCACCGCCTTGCTCAAGACTCTCGGTCAGATGAGCCCCGAGGAGCGGCAGGTTCGCGGTCCGGCGATCCAGGGCCAGCGTGCCGAGGTTGCCGCCGCCATCGAGGCGCGCAAGGCCGCGCTCGAGGCCGCCGAGCTGGAGCGCAAGCTCGCCACAGAGCGCCTCGACCTCAGCCTGCCGGCGCCAGAGCTACCGCAGGGCAGCATTCATCCGGTCAGCCAGGTGATGGACGAGCTGGCGGAGATCTTCGCCGACCTCGGTTTCGCGGTGGCCGAAGGGCCGGAAATCGAGAGCGACTGGTACAATTTCACCGCGCTCAACATGCCCGAGACCCATCCAGCGCGGGCCATGCACGACACCTTCTACGTCGAGCCGCGCGAGGGGGTCGAAGGTACGTTCGTCCTTCGCACCCACACCTCGCCGGTGCAGATCCGCTCCATGCAGCAGCTGGGCGCGCCGCTGCGGGTGATTGCGCCCGGCCGCGTCTACCGGTCCGACAGCGACGCCACCCACACGCCCATGTTCCACCAGGTCGAAGGCATCGTCATCGATCGTGACATCACCATGGGCCATCTCAAGTGGACGCTGGAGACCTTCCTCAAGGCTTTCTTCGAGCGTGACGACATCGCCATCCGCCTCCGCCCTTCCTACTTCCCCTTCACCGAGCCCTCGGCCGAGGTCGACGTCGGCTGGTCGATGGAAAATGGCCGGCGCGTGGTCGGCGGCAGCGAAGGGTGGATGGAGGTGCTGGGCAGCGGCATGGTGCACCCGCGGGTGATCGCCGCCGCCGGGCTCGACCCCGATGAATGGCAGGGCTTCGCCTTCGGCACCGGGATCGACCGCCTGGCGATGCTCAAATATGGAATGAACGACTTGCGGCAGTTCTTCGACGGCGACCTTCGCTGGCTCCGCCACTATGGCTTCAGCGCGCTCGCCGTGCCCACGCTGAGCGCGGGAGTGGGCGCATGA
- a CDS encoding short-chain fatty acyl-CoA regulator family protein: MAKKLFLGARLKRLRRDRGLQQTAMAGLLGISPSYLNHLERNQRPVTAAILLRLAETFEVDIRSFASEGGDQGSAEQLSEVFADPMFADLQISRQEILELSDNSPGIAEGVTRLYTALRERRLAPAALGAEGDERALITPETWVRDYIQSRSNHFPELEEGAETLGGALGDPLSVAEPLRRRLNEAYGVSVSVVGPEELQGASQAYDPQRRLLMLSSLLRPENKTFGIAYQLSLLEFHPIIARLLDAARPPDEGTRHLLHMSFANYAAGAIMMPYGKFLDAATRFRWSIDRLCAEFGANVEQISHRFTTLGRQGARGIPFFMLRIDPAGNVSKRYAGDRFPFSRFGGTCPRWNLHAAFQAAGQAVTQLIETPDGHRYFTVARTIERPIKTELSGGLLAIGLGCSIEHAHKLHCAEGIDLDRAPVTPVGPACSICPRLDCAYRATPPAGSRLAVHENRKTISPYPFVA; this comes from the coding sequence GTGGCCAAGAAGCTCTTCCTCGGCGCGCGACTGAAGCGCCTGCGTCGCGACCGCGGGCTGCAGCAGACGGCCATGGCCGGGCTGCTCGGCATTTCACCCAGCTATCTCAACCATCTGGAGCGCAACCAGCGTCCCGTTACCGCGGCCATCCTGCTACGCCTTGCGGAAACCTTCGAGGTCGACATCCGCAGCTTCGCCAGCGAGGGCGGAGACCAGGGTTCGGCCGAGCAGCTGTCCGAGGTGTTCGCGGACCCGATGTTCGCCGACCTGCAGATCAGCCGCCAGGAAATACTCGAACTCAGTGACAACAGCCCCGGTATCGCCGAGGGCGTGACCCGCCTCTACACTGCCCTGCGCGAGCGGCGGCTGGCGCCGGCGGCACTCGGTGCAGAGGGGGACGAGCGGGCGCTGATTACGCCCGAAACCTGGGTACGCGACTATATCCAGTCGCGGTCCAACCACTTTCCCGAACTGGAGGAAGGTGCCGAGACGCTCGGTGGCGCGCTCGGCGATCCCCTGTCGGTCGCCGAGCCCCTTCGTCGCCGCCTCAACGAGGCCTATGGCGTCTCGGTCAGCGTGGTGGGCCCTGAGGAGCTTCAGGGCGCCAGCCAGGCCTATGACCCACAGCGACGGCTGCTGATGCTTTCGTCGCTGCTCCGGCCGGAGAACAAGACGTTCGGCATCGCTTACCAGCTGTCATTGCTCGAGTTTCACCCGATCATCGCTCGCCTGCTCGATGCGGCAAGGCCGCCGGACGAAGGCACCCGCCACCTGCTCCACATGAGCTTTGCCAATTACGCGGCGGGCGCGATCATGATGCCCTACGGCAAGTTCCTCGACGCAGCGACGCGCTTCCGCTGGTCGATCGACCGGCTGTGCGCGGAATTCGGAGCGAACGTCGAACAGATATCCCACCGCTTCACCACGCTCGGCAGGCAGGGTGCGCGCGGCATTCCCTTCTTCATGCTGCGCATCGATCCGGCCGGAAACGTCTCCAAGCGCTATGCCGGCGACCGCTTCCCCTTCTCCCGCTTCGGCGGAACCTGCCCGCGCTGGAACCTGCACGCAGCCTTCCAGGCCGCCGGGCAGGCGGTGACGCAATTGATCGAGACTCCGGACGGCCATCGGTATTTCACCGTCGCCCGGACGATCGAGCGGCCGATCAAGACCGAGCTTTCGGGCGGCCTGCTTGCCATCGGCCTCGGCTGCAGCATCGAGCATGCCCACAAGCTGCATTGCGCGGAGGGCATCGACCTCGACCGTGCGCCGGTGACGCCGGTCGGTCCCGCCTGCTCCATCTGCCCCCGCCTCGACTGCGCCTATCGCGCCACCCCGCCGGCGGGGTCGCGGCTGGCGGTGCATGAGAACAGGAAGACCATCTCGCCCTATCCGTTCGTGGCGTGA
- a CDS encoding isocitrate lyase, translated as MSYQSEISTAAQLIGGNGAPWSGIDGEAVARMRLQNRFRSGLDIARYTAGIMRRDMAAYDADPAAYTQSLGCWHGFIAQQKMIAIKKHFGTTKGRYLYLSGWMIAALRSQFGPLPDQSMHEKTSVPALIEEIYTFLRQADARELGMLFRDLDKAREAGNEVEEKRILNAIDNHETHVVPIIADIDAGFGNAEATYLLAKKMIEAGACAIQIENQVSDEKQCGHQDGKVTVPHEDFIAKLRAVRYAFLELGVDDGIIVARTDSLGAGLTKQIAVSKEPGDIADQYNSFLDCEELDDIAQANGDVLINRDGKLMRPKRLASGLFQFRSGTGEDRCVLDCISSLQNGADLLWIETEKPHIAQIAGMVDRIRDVVPNAKLAYNNSPSFNWTLNFRQQVFDAWEKEGRDLSAYHREKLMSVDYDGTELGVEADERIRTFQRDAAARAGIFHHLITLPTYHTAALSTDNLAREYFGDAAMLGYVKNVQREEIRQGIACVKHQNMSGSDIGDDHKEYFAGEAALKAGGANNTMNQFAAA; from the coding sequence TTGTCGTACCAGTCCGAGATTTCGACCGCTGCCCAGCTGATCGGCGGCAATGGCGCTCCGTGGAGCGGGATCGATGGGGAGGCGGTGGCCCGGATGCGGCTTCAGAACCGCTTCCGGTCAGGACTGGACATCGCCCGCTACACTGCGGGTATCATGCGCCGCGACATGGCGGCCTATGACGCCGATCCGGCCGCCTATACCCAGTCGCTCGGCTGCTGGCACGGTTTCATCGCGCAGCAGAAGATGATCGCGATCAAGAAGCATTTCGGCACGACCAAGGGGCGCTACCTCTACCTTTCGGGCTGGATGATCGCGGCGCTCCGCTCGCAGTTCGGGCCGCTGCCCGACCAGTCGATGCACGAAAAGACCAGCGTGCCGGCGCTGATCGAGGAGATCTACACCTTTCTCCGCCAGGCCGACGCGCGCGAGTTGGGCATGCTGTTCCGTGACCTCGACAAGGCGCGCGAGGCCGGCAACGAGGTTGAGGAGAAGCGCATCCTCAATGCGATCGACAATCACGAGACGCACGTGGTGCCCATCATCGCCGATATCGACGCGGGTTTCGGAAATGCCGAGGCGACCTATCTTCTCGCCAAGAAGATGATCGAGGCCGGCGCCTGCGCCATCCAGATCGAGAACCAGGTTTCCGACGAGAAGCAGTGCGGTCACCAGGACGGCAAGGTCACCGTCCCGCACGAGGACTTCATCGCGAAGCTACGCGCCGTCCGCTACGCCTTCCTCGAACTCGGTGTCGATGATGGCATCATCGTCGCTCGTACCGACAGCCTCGGCGCCGGCCTCACCAAGCAGATCGCGGTCAGCAAGGAACCGGGCGATATCGCCGACCAGTACAACAGCTTCCTCGATTGCGAGGAGCTGGACGACATCGCCCAGGCGAACGGTGACGTGCTGATCAACCGCGATGGCAAGCTTATGCGGCCGAAGCGACTCGCTTCCGGCCTGTTCCAGTTCCGCAGCGGAACCGGCGAGGATCGCTGCGTCCTCGACTGCATCAGTTCGTTGCAGAACGGCGCCGACCTGCTGTGGATCGAGACCGAGAAGCCGCACATCGCGCAGATCGCCGGCATGGTCGATCGAATCCGCGACGTCGTGCCCAATGCCAAGCTCGCCTACAACAATTCGCCGTCGTTCAACTGGACGCTGAACTTCCGCCAGCAGGTGTTCGACGCCTGGGAGAAGGAAGGCCGCGATCTTTCGGCCTATCACCGCGAGAAGCTGATGAGCGTCGATTATGACGGGACGGAGCTTGGGGTGGAGGCGGACGAGCGGATCCGCACCTTCCAGCGCGATGCGGCCGCCCGTGCCGGCATCTTCCATCACCTGATCACGCTTCCGACCTATCACACGGCGGCGCTGTCGACCGATAATCTCGCCCGCGAATATTTCGGCGACGCGGCCATGCTCGGCTACGTCAAGAATGTGCAGCGCGAGGAAATCCGCCAGGGCATCGCCTGCGTGAAGCACCAGAACATGTCGGGCTCCGACATCGGCGACGATCACAAGGAATATTTCGCTGGCGAGGCCGCCCTGAAGGCGGGCGGCGCGAACAACACGATGAACCAGTTCGCCGCCGCTTGA